A genomic window from Silene latifolia isolate original U9 population chromosome 11, ASM4854445v1, whole genome shotgun sequence includes:
- the LOC141612992 gene encoding mitochondrial metalloendopeptidase OMA1-like, translated as MVLSCIKLKLMQLSSNFTRASQSSLVNKLDNNHNNHRFLKNGLLRKLINNPFRLHAVVAATNRKFGPPPTTVKSMNPHRLALSIMTKFRKVSCVAMLVMCMVLRVERVPFSNRRHLAFRSFPKRLSLLGTRFIADLNVEAAILRYESQSSKVLPSTHEKTLRVALIARKLGQGMYDTLGLKKEFSIVAYEPGNESNPVWTVGRQSGQALRKSSCDILNSRTSWFKRRYNTKHLEGAEWKITVIDSPKYNAILYRGKHVFVLTKMIDSCSDEELANNIGHEMGHAIARHMMDEVIADYSRYIFDVALFNKIISFVYQHFLTSNNKIKLEKMGKDYSLRRQELEADYIGMMLMASAGYDPRVALIQLSKAEYEYPNDIPYSDDIHPRGRDRIEYLKNPERMKKAMCLFRNYQLR; from the exons ATGGTTTTAAGCTGCATTAAACTAAAGCTTATGCAGCTGAGTTCAAATTTCACAAGAGCTTCTCAATCATCTCTTGTGAATAAGCTTGATAACAATCATAATAATCATCGTTTCTTGAAGAACGGTCTACTCcgaaaattaattaataatccCTTCCGCCTTCATGCAGTCGTTGCTGCCACCAATAGAAAGTTTGGTCCACCGCCAACCACCGTGAAATCAATGAATCCACATAGACTGGCGTTAAGCATCATGACCAAGTTTCGTAAGGTGTCTTGTGTTGCAATGCTTGTTATGTGCATGGTACTTAGGGTAGAACGTGTCCCATTCTCAAATCGTCGACACTTGGCTTTTAGGTCATTCCCTAAGCGCTTATCATTACTTGGAACCCGGTTTATTGCGGATTTAAATGTAGAGGCAGCAATATTAAGATATGAATCTCAAAGTAGTAAAGTTCTGCCATCAACACACGAGAAGACTTTACGTGTTGCATTGATAGCAAGAAAATTAGGGCAAGGGATGTACGACACGTTAGGGTTAAAGAAGGAGTTTAGCATTGTAGCGTATGAACCGGGCAATGAATCAAACCCGGTTTGGACCGTAGGACGACAATCGGGTCAAGCCTTGAGAAAATCATCATGTGATATATTGAATAGCAGGACATCATGGTTTAAGAGAAGGTATAATACTAAGCATTTGGAAGGTGCTGAATGGAAAATAACTGTGATTGATTCTCCAAAGTATAATGCAATATTGTATCGTGGTAAACATGTATTTGTTCTCACCAAAATGATTGACAGTTGTTCAGATGAAGAACTGGCCAATAACATTGGCCACGAG ATGGGACATGCAATAGCTCGACACATGATGGATGAAGTAATAGCGGATTATTCAAGATATATATTCGATGTTGCATTATTTAATAAGATCATATCTTTTGTGTATCAACATTTTTTAACATCTAACAACAAGATCAAACTTGAGAAGATGGGAAAAGACTATTCACTCCGAAG GCAGGAACTTGAAGCGGATTACATAGGAATGATGTTGATGGCTTCAGCAGGATATGACCCTCGAGTAGCGTTAATTCAGCTATCCAAAGCTGAATACGAATACCCAAATGACATACCTTACTCAGACGATATTCATCCGCGTGGCCGCGATAGAATTGAGTACCTGAAGAACCCGGAAAGAATGAAGAAAGCTATGTGTTTGTTCAGAAATTATCAGCTTCGGTAA